The Candidatus Zixiibacteriota bacterium genome window below encodes:
- a CDS encoding cytochrome c oxidase subunit 3 family protein — protein MAMTHTDTHKSHLAHHFSDGEQQKEAAKLGMWLFLLTEVLLFGGLFCTYAIYRSWNPDMFHNAHKVLSLPLGTINTIVLITSSVTMALAIRSMQLANKKQTMWYLATTLLLAGTFLVIKYFEYAHKIHEGQLPGRFYTFQGIEGTNPHVFFSVYFMMTGLHGIHVIGGMTVIGWLLYRTSKNHFSAAYYTPIEMTGLYWHLVDLIWIFLFPLFYLIG, from the coding sequence ATGGCCATGACGCACACTGACACGCATAAGAGCCATCTGGCGCACCATTTCAGCGATGGCGAGCAGCAGAAAGAAGCAGCCAAACTGGGGATGTGGCTGTTCCTCCTGACGGAAGTGCTGCTGTTCGGAGGACTGTTCTGCACCTACGCCATTTATCGCTCGTGGAATCCGGACATGTTCCATAACGCCCACAAAGTGCTCAGCCTTCCGCTCGGTACGATCAACACGATCGTGCTCATCACCAGCTCGGTCACCATGGCGCTGGCCATTCGCAGCATGCAATTGGCCAACAAGAAGCAAACCATGTGGTATCTGGCCACTACACTGCTACTGGCCGGTACGTTTCTTGTGATCAAATACTTTGAATACGCGCACAAGATCCACGAAGGGCAACTGCCGGGGAGATTCTACACATTCCAGGGGATCGAGGGGACCAACCCGCACGTGTTTTTCTCAGTCTATTTCATGATGACCGGGCTGCACGGGATTCACGTTATCGGCGGAATGACGGTGATCGGATGGCTGTTGTATCGGACTTCGAAGAATCACTTCTCTGCGGCATACTACACGCCTATCGAGATGACCGGGTTGTACTGGCACCTGGTGGACCTGATCTGGATCTTTTTGTTCCCGCTGTTTTACCTGATTGGATAG